The following proteins come from a genomic window of Pieris napi chromosome 15, ilPieNapi1.2, whole genome shotgun sequence:
- the LOC125056762 gene encoding MAP kinase-interacting serine/threonine-protein kinase 1-like has protein sequence MVKKISEESVDSGVGRGSSQSGSEREIEVPRGSEASAPVAIPDSEDLQRRKEEARRKRRRKKRSGSSVVTSCFQDLYKLTGEVLGEGAYASVQTCVNIYTGQEFAVKIIDKVPGHARARVFREVETFHYCQGHPNIIQLIEFFEDTDKFYLVFEKINGGQLLGRIQEHHYFSEPQAAEIVREIANALHFLHGKGVAHRDLKPENILCVYRDRLCPVKICDFDLGSGISFTSSLSSPLATPQLMTPVGSAEFMAPEVVSLFAGSAATHYDKRCDLWSLGVIAYILLCGYPPFRANCGADCGWERGENCRACQDLLFTSIQEGRYTFPEEEWSEISLDAKDLIQQLLVREASHRLSAERVLKHPWLRRADSAHYPPLQTPINIKRNLSARNLSNFAESAMAVNRVIQQHFSMNYSYMERPTLRGTKSCNPAANLIIEELQNMTVADRCGDYCAPFGLSPPTESQLLRRRLQADKPLPVH, from the exons ATGGTGAAGAAGATCTCAGAAGAAAGTGTGGATAGCG GCGTCGGTCGCGGCAGCAGTCAGTCAGGGAGCGAACGGGAGATAGAAGTACCCCGTGGTTCGGAGGCGTCAGCACCTGTAGCGATCCCTGACAGTGAGGACCTCCAGCGCCGCAAGGAAGAGGCCCGCAGGAAACGCCGCAGGAAGAAGCGTTCTGGCAGCTCCGTGGTTACATCATGTTTCCAAG ACCTGTACAAGTTGACGGGCGAGGTTCTCGGTGAGGGAGCATACGCTTCGGTACAAACATGCGTGAACATATACACGGGGCAAGAGTTCGCTGTGAAGATCATAGACAAAGTACCGGGGCACGCCCGCGCCCGGGTTTTCAGGGAAGTGGAGACATTCCACTATTGTCAGGGCCATCCCAACATAATCCAGCTCATTGAATTCTTTGAGGACACCGACAAGTTTTACCTTGTCTTCGAAAag ATCAACGGCGGTCAGTTGCTCGGGCGCATACAAGAGCACCATTACTTCTCTGAACCGCAAGCTGCAGAAATTGTACGCGAAATTGCGAATGCGTTGCATTTCCTTCACGGAAAAGGCGTGGCCCACCGCGACCTGAAGCCGGAGAACATTCTATGCGTCTACCGAGATAGGCTTTGCCCGGTGAAAATATGCGACTTTGATCTCGGTAGCGGCATCAGCTTTACCTCAAGCCTGTCCAGTCCACTGGCAACGCCGCAGCTTATGACGCCG GTTGGCAGTGCCGAATTCATGGCGCCTGAGGTGGTATCTCTATTCGCTGGGTCGGCCGCAACGCATTACGACAAGCGATGTGATCTGTGGTCGTTGGGGGTGATCGCATATATTTTGCTCTGCGGTTACCCTCCATTTAGGGCAAATTGCGGTGCTGATTGTGGGTGGGAAAGGGGGGAGAATTGCCGTGCGTGCCAGGATTTGCTCTTCACTTCTATACAg GAGGGCAGATATACATTCCCCGAAGAGGAATGGTCGGAGATATCGCTTGATGCCAAGGACCTCATCCAGCAACTGTTGGTCCGAGAGGCATCTCATCGGCTGAGTGCTGAGAGAGTTTTGAAGCATCCATGGCTTCGACGAGCTGATTCCGCTCACTACCCACCACTGCAGACACCCATTAATATCAAGCg CAACCTATCGGCGCGCAACCTGTCAAACTTCGCGGAGTCAGCAATGGCGGTGAACCGTGTGATTCAACAGCACTTCTCTATGAACTACTCTTACATGGAGCGTCCTACACTTCGCGGTACCAAGTCCTGCAACCCTGCCGCCAACCTGATCATCGAGGAGCTGCAGAACATGACGGTGGCCGATAGATGCGGGGACTACTGTGCCCCCTTTGGCCTGTCTCCTCCGACCGAATCGCAGTTATTGCGTCGTCGGCTCCAAGCCGATAAACCCCTTCCTGTGCATTAG